The Stieleria maiorica genome includes the window TTTGATTCACCCTCCACTCGATGCCAGCGGGAAGCGTGAGCGAGCGGCGCAGCGACCTCGTTCCAAGGCTCCGCCTTGGAACGCGATGCCGGTGTGGCTCTGCCACACGCTACATGCGAGTCGCGAGGCGGAGCCTCTCGGGTAGTGTGTTCCCAGGCAGAGCCTGGGAACAAGTGGAAGCGTGAGCGAGCGGCGCAGCGACCTCGTTCCAAGGCTCCGCCTTGGAACGCGATGCCGGTGTGGCTCTGCCACACGCTACATGCGAGCCGCGAGGCGGAGCCTCCCGGGCAGTGTGTTCCCAGGAAGAGCCTGGGAACAAGTGAAGCGTGAGCGAGCGGCGCAGCGACCTCGTTCCAAGGCTCCGCCTTGGAACGCGATTTCGGTGTGGCTCTGCCACACGTTGCATGCGATCCGCGAGGCGGAGCCTCCCGGCCAATGTGTTCCCAGGCGGAGCCTGGGAACGAGTGGATGTCTATCCCACTGGTGTGCTCATCACGAGGCATGAAAACCCGCACCGACTTTCGTCTCGGATCCAGCACCAGGACGCGTCCCCGGCTGTCCGCCGCGACGTCAAAGACCACGCCCGCTTGGTGGGGCCGCGCGTCACCGAGTTCGGATTGGGCGATGCCCAATTGCTGCGGCCCGGCGACGACCGAGCGGAATTCACCGTACTCGCTGTAAGCCTTGATCCGCGGCACGCCCTTTTCCGACGTCACGATCTCTCCGCCGGGCAAGACCGCAAACTGACTCGGATTGCAGCAACCAAAAAAGCTCTCGGTCGCCGCGCCGGGATTGCCCCAACGGGCCTGCAACGCACCGTCAAACGTGTAGGTCTCGATCTGCAGTGCACCGGGATTGGCGACGTGCAATTGTCCATTCGACCCGATCGCGATGTCGAACGTGGTGCTGGGGACGTTGAATGTTCGCCCCCCCGCTTCGGCATTACCGATCGTCCCCTGCAACTCGCCTGACGGGCCGAACCGCCATACCACGCGGTTGCCGGCATCGGCGGCGAAGACGGATTCATCGGCCACGGCGATCGACGCCAGGATCGCGGCGTCGGTCGGGACGTTCCAAGTCGCGACCCGACTGCCGTCGCGATCAAAGACTTCGATCCGGTTGCCGGATCCCACATAGATGCGACCCGGCGCGAGATGTTGATCGTTGCCGACCGCCAAACAACTGGGACGGCCTTCGGTCGGGATCATTGCCAGTGTCGTGCCGTCTTGTCGATACACGCCGACCGTCTGGTCACCGCCGACGTAAATCTGGTCCTCGGGACCGACGCTGATGCAGCGAGGCTGATCCATCGACACGCTGAACTCCCTCGTCTGCGCGTAATGAATCAGCGCCGGATCGACTTCGTAAACGCGAGAGAAATCCATCGTGAACGATCGATCGCGATGACCGGCCAGCGGGTCGCTGCTGACAACGGCATAACTGGCGAGGCCGACCGCCACGGCAATGACGGCGGTGATCAATGTTCCGCGATAGTGGACCAGCAATTCCATGGGCGGTTGAACTCCAAAATCATGTGTCGCCGTTTTCGCGTGTCACGGCTTCGCCTTCAAATCGATGCAAACCATGCGTGTCATGTCGCGCAGGATCAAACGGCCCGCAGCCATTGCCATCGGCCCCCAGGCATCGTGCCCACCGGGAAGAACACTGTGCCGGGCCAGTCGCTTGTATCCGGCCGGTGTCGCTTCGGCGACCGTCAGCGTGCCGTCGTCATCCAGAATCAGCAGCAGGTCGTCGGCAAACATGTAGGGGCCTAGT containing:
- a CDS encoding NHL repeat-containing protein, which produces MELLVHYRGTLITAVIAVAVGLASYAVVSSDPLAGHRDRSFTMDFSRVYEVDPALIHYAQTREFSVSMDQPRCISVGPEDQIYVGGDQTVGVYRQDGTTLAMIPTEGRPSCLAVGNDQHLAPGRIYVGSGNRIEVFDRDGSRVATWNVPTDAAILASIAVADESVFAADAGNRVVWRFGPSGELQGTIGNAEAGGRTFNVPSTTFDIAIGSNGQLHVANPGALQIETYTFDGALQARWGNPGAATESFFGCCNPSQFAVLPGGEIVTSEKGVPRIKAYSEYGEFRSVVAGPQQLGIAQSELGDARPHQAGVVFDVAADSRGRVLVLDPRRKSVRVFMPRDEHTSGIDIHSFPGSAWEHIGREAPPRGSHATCGRATPKSRSKAEPWNEVAAPLAHASLVPRLFLGTHCPGGSASRLACSVWQSHTGIAFQGGALERGRCAARSRFHLFPGSAWEHTTREAPPRDSHVACGRATPASRSKAEPWNEVAAPLAHASRWHRVEGESNDT